The following proteins come from a genomic window of Nicotiana tomentosiformis chromosome 12, ASM39032v3, whole genome shotgun sequence:
- the LOC138903344 gene encoding uncharacterized protein produces the protein MEETQEEVNPSRDPVVDIPEPVVQKAKAPLPKHPPLYPQRLDKQNGKNQFKRFIDIMKSLSINVPLVEAMEQMPNYAKFMKDLVTKKRSMNFETIKVTHQVSAIVHSMAPKLEDPGAFTILYTIRSAEFAKALCDLGSSINLMPYSVFKTLEICPPRPTSMRL, from the coding sequence atggaagagactcaagaggaagtgaacccgtctagggatcctgttgttgacataccagaaccggtagtgcaaaaggctaaggcaccattgcctaagcatCCTCCTctgtatcctcaaaggcttgacAAGCAAAATGgcaagaatcaattcaaaaggttcATTGACATAATGAAGAGTCTCTccataaatgtgccattagttgaagccatGGAACAAATGCCcaattatgcaaagtttatgaaggatttggtgacaaagaagcggtcgatgaattttgaaactatcaaagtcactcatcaagtgagtgcaattgtgcattcgatggctcctaaattggaagatcctggtgctttcacaatccttTATACCATTaggagtgccgagtttgctaaagctctttgtgatcttgggtcaagtataaatttgatgccctattcggttttcaagactttggaaaTTTGTccaccaagacccacatctatgagattataa